Proteins co-encoded in one Solea senegalensis isolate Sse05_10M linkage group LG8, IFAPA_SoseM_1, whole genome shotgun sequence genomic window:
- the LOC122773747 gene encoding MAP/microtubule affinity-regulating kinase 4-like isoform X3 has protein sequence MSLRTALPGNERKPDHHASLSASRSEKGTGWSSRSLGARCRNSIALCSDEQPHIGNYRLLKTIGKGNFAKVKLARHILTGIEVAIKIIDKTQLNPTSLQKLFREVRIMKTLKHPNIVRLFEVIETEKTLYLIMEYASGGEVFDYLVARGRMREKEARAKFRQIVSAVYYCHQRKIVHRDLKAENLLLDADSNIKIADFGFSNEFTAGSKLDTFCGSPPYAAPELFQGKKYDGPEVDIWSLGVILYTLVSGSLPFDGQNLKELRERVLRGKYRVPFYMSTDCEGIIRRFLVLNPAKRCSLEQIMKDKWINIGYDGDDLKPHSEPAEDMNDSSRIDVMVGMGFTREEVRDSLVNQKYNEVTATYLLLGRKSEPDGSESRTGSSLSLARVRPSTITNGTSKHSTSSSSSAAPSSSTGHKAQRSASTYHRQRRHSDFCGPAVPGTTYPKRSPSGVGEGAGLKEERLSIRKPSTNTVGSRSIPTPSSPMVSSAHNPNKAEIPDRRKEVNSTTNNIPANAMTRRNTYVCTDRSGTDRHPLLQNGKENSTLSHRLPPASPSTHSIAGATGASSSSSTPTSRLSRGSTIRSTFHGGQIRDRRPPSHAPPASPTPSHDASPLSHARTRATSNLLSKITSKLTRRVTDEPERISRSPVTSRHLSGHQKAAEPRTPRCGWDVRVRSARDPAEVVLALREAAQGCGCQVHLAGPFLLSCTHGAAGARVAFEAEVCQLPSGLGQSSGVRFKRLWGAPLAFRDIATKVSKELEL, from the exons ATGTCTTTACGCACGGCACTGCCTGGAAACGAGCGGAAACCGGACCAT CATGCCTCCCTGTCGGCCAGCCGCTCAGAGAAGGGTACTGGCTGGTCCAGCCGCTCACTTGGTGCCCGATGCCGTAACTCCATTGCCTTGTGTTCAGATGAGCAGCCACACATTGGAAACTACAGACTGCTCAAAACTATTGGCAAGGGCAACTTCGCCAAGGTCAAACTGGCACGTCACATACTGACTGGCATAGAG GTTGCAATAAAGATCATCGATAAAACACAACTGAACCCAACAAGCCTACAGAAG TTGTTTCGAGAGGTACGCATCATGAAAACGCTCAAACACCCCAACATAG TGCGGCTGTTTGAGGTGATTGAGACGGAGAAGACTCTGTACCTGATCATGGAGTATGCCAGTGGAG gcgaAGTGTTCGACTACCTCGTGGCTCGTGGCAGAATGAGGGAGAAAGAGGCCAGAGCTAAGTTCAGACAG attgtgTCAGCGGTTTACTACTGTCATCAGAGGAAGATTGTTCACAGAGACTTGAAG GCGGAAAACTTGCTACTAGATGCAGACTCCAACATTAAAATAGCTGACTTTGGCTTTAGTAACGAGTTCACTGCAGGCAGTAAACTTGACACCTTCTGCGGTTCCCCGCCCTACGCTGCCCCAGAACTCTTTCAGGGTAAGAAGTATGATGGTCCAGAGGTGGACATCTGGAGCCTGGGTGTCATCCTGTACACGTTGGTCAGTGGGTCATTGCCCTTTGACGGACAGAACCTAAAG gagCTGCGGGAGCGTGTTTTGAGGGGAAAATATCGGGTGCCTTTTTACATGTCCACAGACTGTGAGGGAATTATTCGCCGCTTCCTGGTTCTCAATCCTGCCAAGCGCTGCTCACTGGAG CAAATTATGAAAGATAAGTGGATAAATATCGGCTATGATGGCGATGATCTGAAGCCCCACTCGGAGCCTGCAGAGGACATGAATGATTCCAGTCGCATTG ATGTGATGGTTGGAATGGGCTTCACCAGAGAAGAGGTCAGAGATTCTCTGGTCAATCAGAAATACAATGAGGTCACTGCCACATACCTTCTGCTGGGACGCAAGAGTGAG CCTGATGGCAGTGAATCTCGGACTGGCAGCAGTCTGAGTCTAGCTCGAGTCCGGCCCAGCACCATCACCAATGGTACCAGCAAACActccacttcctcttcctcttccgctgcaccttcctcctccactgGTCATAAGGCACAGCGCAGCGCCTCGACATACCATCGCCAGAGACGACATTCTGACTTCT GTGGTCCAGCTGTTCCAGGGACAACGTACCCCAAACGGAGTCCTAGTGGTGTAGGTGAAGGTGCAGGGCTCAAAGAAGAGCGATTGTCAATCCGCAAACCAAGCACCAATACCGTTGGGTCCCGTAGCATCCCAACCCCCTCTAGCCCCATGGTTAGCTCCGCTCATAACCCAAATAAGGCAGAGATACCTGACCGCCGCAAAGAAGTTAACTCAACCACA AATAACATTCCTGCTAATGCCATGACTCGAAGAAACACGTACGTCTGTACAGACCGATCCGGCACTGATAGACATCCACTGCTGCaaaatggcaaagaaaacaG TACCTTATCCCACCGCCTTCCCCCTGCCTCACCCTCCACCCACAGCATTGCTGGTGCCACTGGggcctcctcttcatcctccacaccCACGTCCCGCCTCTCCAGGGGATCCACAATAAGAAGCACTTTCCATGGAGGGCAAATTAGGGACCGCCGGCCTCCCTCCCATGCTCCTCCAGCTTCCCCCACACCATCCCATGATGCCAGTCCACTGTCCCATGCCAGGACCCGAGCCACAAGCAACCTGCTGAGCAAAATCACCTCTAAGTTGACTCGCAG GGTCACAGACGAACCTGAGCGAATCAGCAGATCTCCGGTCACAAG TCGCCATCTATCTGGGCATCAGAAAGCGGCCGAGCCCCGGACCCCCCGATGCGGATGGGATGTGAGAGTGCGGAGCGCCCGCGACCCGGCCGAGGTGGTGCTAGCACTGCGTGAGGCGGCGCAGGGCTGTGGCTGCCAGGTCCACCTTGCTGGGCCTTTCCTCCTGTCCTGCACTCATGGAGCAGCCGGGGCACGGGTGGCCTTTGAGGCCGAGGTCTGCCAGCTGCCCAGCGGGCTGGGCCAGAGCAGCGGTGTGAGGTTCAAGCGCCTGTGGGGGGCACCGTTAGCCTTTAGAGATATTGCCACCAAAGTGTCCAAGGAGCTGGAGCTCTGA
- the LOC122773747 gene encoding MAP/microtubule affinity-regulating kinase 4-like isoform X2, which yields MSLRTALPGNERKPDHHASLSASRSEKGTGWSSRSLGARCRNSIALCSDEQPHIGNYRLLKTIGKGNFAKVKLARHILTGIEVAIKIIDKTQLNPTSLQKLFREVRIMKTLKHPNIVRLFEVIETEKTLYLIMEYASGGEVFDYLVARGRMREKEARAKFRQIVSAVYYCHQRKIVHRDLKAENLLLDADSNIKIADFGFSNEFTAGSKLDTFCGSPPYAAPELFQGKKYDGPEVDIWSLGVILYTLVSGSLPFDGQNLKELRERVLRGKYRVPFYMSTDCEGIIRRFLVLNPAKRCSLEQIMKDKWINIGYDGDDLKPHSEPAEDMNDSSRIDVMVGMGFTREEVRDSLVNQKYNEVTATYLLLGRKSEPDGSESRTGSSLSLARVRPSTITNGTSKHSTSSSSSAAPSSSTGHKAQRSASTYHRQRRHSDFCGPAVPGTTYPKRSPSGVGEGAGLKEERLSIRKPSTNTVGSRSIPTPSSPMVSSAHNPNKAEIPDRRKEVNSTTNNIPANAMTRRNTYVCTDRSGTDRHPLLQNGKENSTLSHRLPPASPSTHSIAGATGASSSSSTPTSRLSRGSTIRSTFHGGQIRDRRPPSHAPPASPTPSHDASPLSHARTRATSNLLSKITSKLTRRVNLDPTKRQSSNKSMSGCTLPQGTKTVNEPERISRSPVTSRHLSGHQKAAEPRTPRCGWDVRVRSARDPAEVVLALREAAQGCGCQVHLAGPFLLSCTHGAAGARVAFEAEVCQLPSGLGQSSGVRFKRLWGAPLAFRDIATKVSKELEL from the exons ATGTCTTTACGCACGGCACTGCCTGGAAACGAGCGGAAACCGGACCAT CATGCCTCCCTGTCGGCCAGCCGCTCAGAGAAGGGTACTGGCTGGTCCAGCCGCTCACTTGGTGCCCGATGCCGTAACTCCATTGCCTTGTGTTCAGATGAGCAGCCACACATTGGAAACTACAGACTGCTCAAAACTATTGGCAAGGGCAACTTCGCCAAGGTCAAACTGGCACGTCACATACTGACTGGCATAGAG GTTGCAATAAAGATCATCGATAAAACACAACTGAACCCAACAAGCCTACAGAAG TTGTTTCGAGAGGTACGCATCATGAAAACGCTCAAACACCCCAACATAG TGCGGCTGTTTGAGGTGATTGAGACGGAGAAGACTCTGTACCTGATCATGGAGTATGCCAGTGGAG gcgaAGTGTTCGACTACCTCGTGGCTCGTGGCAGAATGAGGGAGAAAGAGGCCAGAGCTAAGTTCAGACAG attgtgTCAGCGGTTTACTACTGTCATCAGAGGAAGATTGTTCACAGAGACTTGAAG GCGGAAAACTTGCTACTAGATGCAGACTCCAACATTAAAATAGCTGACTTTGGCTTTAGTAACGAGTTCACTGCAGGCAGTAAACTTGACACCTTCTGCGGTTCCCCGCCCTACGCTGCCCCAGAACTCTTTCAGGGTAAGAAGTATGATGGTCCAGAGGTGGACATCTGGAGCCTGGGTGTCATCCTGTACACGTTGGTCAGTGGGTCATTGCCCTTTGACGGACAGAACCTAAAG gagCTGCGGGAGCGTGTTTTGAGGGGAAAATATCGGGTGCCTTTTTACATGTCCACAGACTGTGAGGGAATTATTCGCCGCTTCCTGGTTCTCAATCCTGCCAAGCGCTGCTCACTGGAG CAAATTATGAAAGATAAGTGGATAAATATCGGCTATGATGGCGATGATCTGAAGCCCCACTCGGAGCCTGCAGAGGACATGAATGATTCCAGTCGCATTG ATGTGATGGTTGGAATGGGCTTCACCAGAGAAGAGGTCAGAGATTCTCTGGTCAATCAGAAATACAATGAGGTCACTGCCACATACCTTCTGCTGGGACGCAAGAGTGAG CCTGATGGCAGTGAATCTCGGACTGGCAGCAGTCTGAGTCTAGCTCGAGTCCGGCCCAGCACCATCACCAATGGTACCAGCAAACActccacttcctcttcctcttccgctgcaccttcctcctccactgGTCATAAGGCACAGCGCAGCGCCTCGACATACCATCGCCAGAGACGACATTCTGACTTCT GTGGTCCAGCTGTTCCAGGGACAACGTACCCCAAACGGAGTCCTAGTGGTGTAGGTGAAGGTGCAGGGCTCAAAGAAGAGCGATTGTCAATCCGCAAACCAAGCACCAATACCGTTGGGTCCCGTAGCATCCCAACCCCCTCTAGCCCCATGGTTAGCTCCGCTCATAACCCAAATAAGGCAGAGATACCTGACCGCCGCAAAGAAGTTAACTCAACCACA AATAACATTCCTGCTAATGCCATGACTCGAAGAAACACGTACGTCTGTACAGACCGATCCGGCACTGATAGACATCCACTGCTGCaaaatggcaaagaaaacaG TACCTTATCCCACCGCCTTCCCCCTGCCTCACCCTCCACCCACAGCATTGCTGGTGCCACTGGggcctcctcttcatcctccacaccCACGTCCCGCCTCTCCAGGGGATCCACAATAAGAAGCACTTTCCATGGAGGGCAAATTAGGGACCGCCGGCCTCCCTCCCATGCTCCTCCAGCTTCCCCCACACCATCCCATGATGCCAGTCCACTGTCCCATGCCAGGACCCGAGCCACAAGCAACCTGCTGAGCAAAATCACCTCTAAGTTGACTCGCAG GGTCAATCTTGACCCTACTAAACGTCAGAGCTCAAACAAGTCCATGTCGGGCTGCACCCTCCCACAGGGGACAAAAACAGTTA ACGAACCTGAGCGAATCAGCAGATCTCCGGTCACAAG TCGCCATCTATCTGGGCATCAGAAAGCGGCCGAGCCCCGGACCCCCCGATGCGGATGGGATGTGAGAGTGCGGAGCGCCCGCGACCCGGCCGAGGTGGTGCTAGCACTGCGTGAGGCGGCGCAGGGCTGTGGCTGCCAGGTCCACCTTGCTGGGCCTTTCCTCCTGTCCTGCACTCATGGAGCAGCCGGGGCACGGGTGGCCTTTGAGGCCGAGGTCTGCCAGCTGCCCAGCGGGCTGGGCCAGAGCAGCGGTGTGAGGTTCAAGCGCCTGTGGGGGGCACCGTTAGCCTTTAGAGATATTGCCACCAAAGTGTCCAAGGAGCTGGAGCTCTGA
- the LOC122773747 gene encoding MAP/microtubule affinity-regulating kinase 4-like isoform X1, with protein sequence MSLRTALPGNERKPDHHASLSASRSEKGTGWSSRSLGARCRNSIALCSDEQPHIGNYRLLKTIGKGNFAKVKLARHILTGIEVAIKIIDKTQLNPTSLQKLFREVRIMKTLKHPNIVRLFEVIETEKTLYLIMEYASGGEVFDYLVARGRMREKEARAKFRQIVSAVYYCHQRKIVHRDLKAENLLLDADSNIKIADFGFSNEFTAGSKLDTFCGSPPYAAPELFQGKKYDGPEVDIWSLGVILYTLVSGSLPFDGQNLKELRERVLRGKYRVPFYMSTDCEGIIRRFLVLNPAKRCSLEQIMKDKWINIGYDGDDLKPHSEPAEDMNDSSRIDVMVGMGFTREEVRDSLVNQKYNEVTATYLLLGRKSEPDGSESRTGSSLSLARVRPSTITNGTSKHSTSSSSSAAPSSSTGHKAQRSASTYHRQRRHSDFCGPAVPGTTYPKRSPSGVGEGAGLKEERLSIRKPSTNTVGSRSIPTPSSPMVSSAHNPNKAEIPDRRKEVNSTTNNIPANAMTRRNTYVCTDRSGTDRHPLLQNGKENSTLSHRLPPASPSTHSIAGATGASSSSSTPTSRLSRGSTIRSTFHGGQIRDRRPPSHAPPASPTPSHDASPLSHARTRATSNLLSKITSKLTRRVNLDPTKRQSSNKSMSGCTLPQGTKTVRSQTNLSESADLRSQASASPVHSRHLSGHQKAAEPRTPRCGWDVRVRSARDPAEVVLALREAAQGCGCQVHLAGPFLLSCTHGAAGARVAFEAEVCQLPSGLGQSSGVRFKRLWGAPLAFRDIATKVSKELEL encoded by the exons ATGTCTTTACGCACGGCACTGCCTGGAAACGAGCGGAAACCGGACCAT CATGCCTCCCTGTCGGCCAGCCGCTCAGAGAAGGGTACTGGCTGGTCCAGCCGCTCACTTGGTGCCCGATGCCGTAACTCCATTGCCTTGTGTTCAGATGAGCAGCCACACATTGGAAACTACAGACTGCTCAAAACTATTGGCAAGGGCAACTTCGCCAAGGTCAAACTGGCACGTCACATACTGACTGGCATAGAG GTTGCAATAAAGATCATCGATAAAACACAACTGAACCCAACAAGCCTACAGAAG TTGTTTCGAGAGGTACGCATCATGAAAACGCTCAAACACCCCAACATAG TGCGGCTGTTTGAGGTGATTGAGACGGAGAAGACTCTGTACCTGATCATGGAGTATGCCAGTGGAG gcgaAGTGTTCGACTACCTCGTGGCTCGTGGCAGAATGAGGGAGAAAGAGGCCAGAGCTAAGTTCAGACAG attgtgTCAGCGGTTTACTACTGTCATCAGAGGAAGATTGTTCACAGAGACTTGAAG GCGGAAAACTTGCTACTAGATGCAGACTCCAACATTAAAATAGCTGACTTTGGCTTTAGTAACGAGTTCACTGCAGGCAGTAAACTTGACACCTTCTGCGGTTCCCCGCCCTACGCTGCCCCAGAACTCTTTCAGGGTAAGAAGTATGATGGTCCAGAGGTGGACATCTGGAGCCTGGGTGTCATCCTGTACACGTTGGTCAGTGGGTCATTGCCCTTTGACGGACAGAACCTAAAG gagCTGCGGGAGCGTGTTTTGAGGGGAAAATATCGGGTGCCTTTTTACATGTCCACAGACTGTGAGGGAATTATTCGCCGCTTCCTGGTTCTCAATCCTGCCAAGCGCTGCTCACTGGAG CAAATTATGAAAGATAAGTGGATAAATATCGGCTATGATGGCGATGATCTGAAGCCCCACTCGGAGCCTGCAGAGGACATGAATGATTCCAGTCGCATTG ATGTGATGGTTGGAATGGGCTTCACCAGAGAAGAGGTCAGAGATTCTCTGGTCAATCAGAAATACAATGAGGTCACTGCCACATACCTTCTGCTGGGACGCAAGAGTGAG CCTGATGGCAGTGAATCTCGGACTGGCAGCAGTCTGAGTCTAGCTCGAGTCCGGCCCAGCACCATCACCAATGGTACCAGCAAACActccacttcctcttcctcttccgctgcaccttcctcctccactgGTCATAAGGCACAGCGCAGCGCCTCGACATACCATCGCCAGAGACGACATTCTGACTTCT GTGGTCCAGCTGTTCCAGGGACAACGTACCCCAAACGGAGTCCTAGTGGTGTAGGTGAAGGTGCAGGGCTCAAAGAAGAGCGATTGTCAATCCGCAAACCAAGCACCAATACCGTTGGGTCCCGTAGCATCCCAACCCCCTCTAGCCCCATGGTTAGCTCCGCTCATAACCCAAATAAGGCAGAGATACCTGACCGCCGCAAAGAAGTTAACTCAACCACA AATAACATTCCTGCTAATGCCATGACTCGAAGAAACACGTACGTCTGTACAGACCGATCCGGCACTGATAGACATCCACTGCTGCaaaatggcaaagaaaacaG TACCTTATCCCACCGCCTTCCCCCTGCCTCACCCTCCACCCACAGCATTGCTGGTGCCACTGGggcctcctcttcatcctccacaccCACGTCCCGCCTCTCCAGGGGATCCACAATAAGAAGCACTTTCCATGGAGGGCAAATTAGGGACCGCCGGCCTCCCTCCCATGCTCCTCCAGCTTCCCCCACACCATCCCATGATGCCAGTCCACTGTCCCATGCCAGGACCCGAGCCACAAGCAACCTGCTGAGCAAAATCACCTCTAAGTTGACTCGCAG GGTCAATCTTGACCCTACTAAACGTCAGAGCTCAAACAAGTCCATGTCGGGCTGCACCCTCCCACAGGGGACAAAAACAGTTA GGTCACAGACGAACCTGAGCGAATCAGCAGATCTCCGGTCACAAG CCTCAGCTTCTCCAGTCCACAG TCGCCATCTATCTGGGCATCAGAAAGCGGCCGAGCCCCGGACCCCCCGATGCGGATGGGATGTGAGAGTGCGGAGCGCCCGCGACCCGGCCGAGGTGGTGCTAGCACTGCGTGAGGCGGCGCAGGGCTGTGGCTGCCAGGTCCACCTTGCTGGGCCTTTCCTCCTGTCCTGCACTCATGGAGCAGCCGGGGCACGGGTGGCCTTTGAGGCCGAGGTCTGCCAGCTGCCCAGCGGGCTGGGCCAGAGCAGCGGTGTGAGGTTCAAGCGCCTGTGGGGGGCACCGTTAGCCTTTAGAGATATTGCCACCAAAGTGTCCAAGGAGCTGGAGCTCTGA
- the LOC122773747 gene encoding MAP/microtubule affinity-regulating kinase 4-like isoform X5 — protein sequence MSLRTALPGNERKPDHHASLSASRSEKGTGWSSRSLGARCRNSIALCSDEQPHIGNYRLLKTIGKGNFAKVKLARHILTGIEVAIKIIDKTQLNPTSLQKLFREVRIMKTLKHPNIVRLFEVIETEKTLYLIMEYASGGEVFDYLVARGRMREKEARAKFRQIVSAVYYCHQRKIVHRDLKAENLLLDADSNIKIADFGFSNEFTAGSKLDTFCGSPPYAAPELFQGKKYDGPEVDIWSLGVILYTLVSGSLPFDGQNLKELRERVLRGKYRVPFYMSTDCEGIIRRFLVLNPAKRCSLEQIMKDKWINIGYDGDDLKPHSEPAEDMNDSSRIDVMVGMGFTREEVRDSLVNQKYNEVTATYLLLGRKSEPDGSESRTGSSLSLARVRPSTITNGTSKHSTSSSSSAAPSSSTGHKAQRSASTYHRQRRHSDFCGPAVPGTTYPKRSPSGVGEGAGLKEERLSIRKPSTNTVGSRSIPTPSSPMVSSAHNPNKAEIPDRRKEVNSTTNNIPANAMTRRNTYVCTDRSGTDRHPLLQNGKENSTLSHRLPPASPSTHSIAGATGASSSSSTPTSRLSRGSTIRSTFHGGQIRDRRPPSHAPPASPTPSHDASPLSHARTRATSNLLSKITSKLTRRVNLDPTKRQSSNKSMSGCTLPQGTKTVNEPERISRSPVTSLSFSSPQSPSIWASESGRAPDPPMRMGCESAERPRPGRGGASTA from the exons ATGTCTTTACGCACGGCACTGCCTGGAAACGAGCGGAAACCGGACCAT CATGCCTCCCTGTCGGCCAGCCGCTCAGAGAAGGGTACTGGCTGGTCCAGCCGCTCACTTGGTGCCCGATGCCGTAACTCCATTGCCTTGTGTTCAGATGAGCAGCCACACATTGGAAACTACAGACTGCTCAAAACTATTGGCAAGGGCAACTTCGCCAAGGTCAAACTGGCACGTCACATACTGACTGGCATAGAG GTTGCAATAAAGATCATCGATAAAACACAACTGAACCCAACAAGCCTACAGAAG TTGTTTCGAGAGGTACGCATCATGAAAACGCTCAAACACCCCAACATAG TGCGGCTGTTTGAGGTGATTGAGACGGAGAAGACTCTGTACCTGATCATGGAGTATGCCAGTGGAG gcgaAGTGTTCGACTACCTCGTGGCTCGTGGCAGAATGAGGGAGAAAGAGGCCAGAGCTAAGTTCAGACAG attgtgTCAGCGGTTTACTACTGTCATCAGAGGAAGATTGTTCACAGAGACTTGAAG GCGGAAAACTTGCTACTAGATGCAGACTCCAACATTAAAATAGCTGACTTTGGCTTTAGTAACGAGTTCACTGCAGGCAGTAAACTTGACACCTTCTGCGGTTCCCCGCCCTACGCTGCCCCAGAACTCTTTCAGGGTAAGAAGTATGATGGTCCAGAGGTGGACATCTGGAGCCTGGGTGTCATCCTGTACACGTTGGTCAGTGGGTCATTGCCCTTTGACGGACAGAACCTAAAG gagCTGCGGGAGCGTGTTTTGAGGGGAAAATATCGGGTGCCTTTTTACATGTCCACAGACTGTGAGGGAATTATTCGCCGCTTCCTGGTTCTCAATCCTGCCAAGCGCTGCTCACTGGAG CAAATTATGAAAGATAAGTGGATAAATATCGGCTATGATGGCGATGATCTGAAGCCCCACTCGGAGCCTGCAGAGGACATGAATGATTCCAGTCGCATTG ATGTGATGGTTGGAATGGGCTTCACCAGAGAAGAGGTCAGAGATTCTCTGGTCAATCAGAAATACAATGAGGTCACTGCCACATACCTTCTGCTGGGACGCAAGAGTGAG CCTGATGGCAGTGAATCTCGGACTGGCAGCAGTCTGAGTCTAGCTCGAGTCCGGCCCAGCACCATCACCAATGGTACCAGCAAACActccacttcctcttcctcttccgctgcaccttcctcctccactgGTCATAAGGCACAGCGCAGCGCCTCGACATACCATCGCCAGAGACGACATTCTGACTTCT GTGGTCCAGCTGTTCCAGGGACAACGTACCCCAAACGGAGTCCTAGTGGTGTAGGTGAAGGTGCAGGGCTCAAAGAAGAGCGATTGTCAATCCGCAAACCAAGCACCAATACCGTTGGGTCCCGTAGCATCCCAACCCCCTCTAGCCCCATGGTTAGCTCCGCTCATAACCCAAATAAGGCAGAGATACCTGACCGCCGCAAAGAAGTTAACTCAACCACA AATAACATTCCTGCTAATGCCATGACTCGAAGAAACACGTACGTCTGTACAGACCGATCCGGCACTGATAGACATCCACTGCTGCaaaatggcaaagaaaacaG TACCTTATCCCACCGCCTTCCCCCTGCCTCACCCTCCACCCACAGCATTGCTGGTGCCACTGGggcctcctcttcatcctccacaccCACGTCCCGCCTCTCCAGGGGATCCACAATAAGAAGCACTTTCCATGGAGGGCAAATTAGGGACCGCCGGCCTCCCTCCCATGCTCCTCCAGCTTCCCCCACACCATCCCATGATGCCAGTCCACTGTCCCATGCCAGGACCCGAGCCACAAGCAACCTGCTGAGCAAAATCACCTCTAAGTTGACTCGCAG GGTCAATCTTGACCCTACTAAACGTCAGAGCTCAAACAAGTCCATGTCGGGCTGCACCCTCCCACAGGGGACAAAAACAGTTA ACGAACCTGAGCGAATCAGCAGATCTCCGGTCACAAG CCTCAGCTTCTCCAGTCCACAG TCGCCATCTATCTGGGCATCAGAAAGCGGCCGAGCCCCGGACCCCCCGATGCGGATGGGATGTGAGAGTGCGGAGCGCCCGCGACCCGGCCGAGGTGGTGCTAGCACTGCGTGA